The following coding sequences lie in one Mycobacterium gordonae genomic window:
- a CDS encoding PE family protein, with product MSYVAVIPELLAAASSELSGIGSALAAAHAAAALPTATILAAADDEVSAAIAALFAGHARDYQALNLRIEAFHQQFVRSLTSGAGWYAAAESANITPLEQALNLINAPTRALTGRPLIGNGADGPAGTGADGGAGGLLYGNGGKGGSGAAGQAGGNGGSAGLIGNGGAGGQAGTGVDATRPAPAGGRGGNGGLLSGNGGAGGMGGAGAIGGVGGAGGNAGLVGDGGNGGAGGAGQTPGAGGAGGSGGQLAGHDGAHGATGTKVSGPSNPGNPTDPGNPTDPGNPSNPPGQNAVGAARDDKITSANGGTVADGNLKEISGVDAGINNPDVYWVHNDSGDSARIFAIDAKTGQTLATYKLSGASASDWEDIEVAKGPDGKSYIYVGDIGDNGLSRSSVTVYRVPEPIVTGTASNPTSGSLSGVEQLKLQYPGGEKINSEALAVDPNTRNLVVVEKTSGSVSRVFAAPDAGWTSAGSSSSPTQWNQVATLDMSRSSSKLVTAADFSPDGSQLAVRTYRDVLLWDRAPGTSAWSPFGQPPVDAPAVSETQGEAIAFHPDGRGYVTVSEGTGQTLHEYNIR from the coding sequence ATGTCGTACGTTGCTGTAATCCCGGAGCTGCTGGCGGCGGCGTCGTCGGAGTTGTCGGGAATCGGGTCGGCGTTGGCCGCCGCGCACGCCGCGGCGGCGCTGCCGACCGCCACAATCCTGGCCGCGGCCGACGACGAAGTGTCGGCGGCCATCGCCGCGTTGTTCGCCGGGCACGCCCGCGACTACCAGGCGCTCAACCTGCGGATCGAAGCCTTTCACCAGCAGTTCGTGCGGTCGCTGACATCCGGTGCGGGCTGGTACGCCGCTGCCGAATCGGCCAACATCACTCCGCTAGAACAGGCGCTCAACCTGATCAACGCACCAACCCGGGCGCTGACCGGCCGGCCGCTGATCGGGAACGGCGCCGACGGGCCGGCCGGCACCGGTGCCGACGGTGGAGCCGGCGGACTGCTGTACGGCAATGGCGGCAAGGGCGGATCGGGGGCGGCCGGCCAGGCCGGCGGAAACGGCGGCAGCGCCGGGCTGATCGGTAACGGCGGCGCGGGCGGTCAGGCGGGCACCGGCGTCGACGCCACCCGGCCGGCGCCGGCGGGGGGCCGGGGCGGTAACGGCGGCCTGTTGTCCGGCAATGGCGGTGCCGGCGGCATGGGGGGCGCCGGCGCGATCGGTGGCGTCGGGGGCGCCGGGGGCAACGCCGGATTGGTGGGCGACGGCGGCAACGGTGGCGCCGGCGGAGCCGGCCAGACACCGGGTGCGGGTGGGGCCGGCGGCTCCGGGGGCCAGCTCGCCGGCCACGACGGCGCTCACGGGGCGACCGGAACGAAGGTCAGCGGCCCCAGCAACCCGGGTAATCCGACCGATCCGGGTAATCCGACCGATCCGGGTAATCCGTCGAACCCCCCAGGCCAGAACGCGGTGGGCGCGGCCCGTGACGACAAGATCACGTCCGCCAATGGAGGGACCGTCGCCGACGGCAATCTGAAAGAAATCTCCGGCGTCGACGCCGGGATCAACAACCCGGATGTCTACTGGGTGCACAACGATTCCGGAGACAGCGCACGCATCTTCGCAATCGATGCCAAGACCGGTCAGACCCTGGCCACCTACAAGCTCAGTGGCGCCTCAGCGAGCGACTGGGAGGACATCGAGGTGGCCAAGGGTCCGGATGGCAAGTCCTACATCTACGTGGGGGACATCGGCGACAACGGGCTGTCGCGCAGCAGCGTCACGGTCTACCGGGTGCCCGAGCCGATCGTCACCGGCACCGCAAGCAATCCCACGAGCGGTTCCCTGTCCGGAGTCGAACAACTCAAGCTGCAGTATCCCGGCGGAGAGAAGATCAACTCCGAGGCGCTCGCGGTCGACCCGAACACGCGCAACCTCGTGGTGGTGGAGAAGACCAGCGGCAGCGTGTCGCGGGTGTTCGCCGCTCCGGACGCCGGATGGACCAGCGCGGGCAGTAGCAGTAGCCCGACACAGTGGAATCAGGTTGCCACTCTGGACATGTCCCGCTCCTCGTCGAAACTAGTCACCGCCGCGGACTTCTCGCCGGACGGCTCGCAGTTGGCGGTGCGGACCTACCGCGATGTCCTGCTCTGGGATCGCGCCCCGGGCACCAGCGCCTGGTCGCCGTTCGGTCAGCCGCCTGTCGACGCGCCGGCGGTCAGTGAAACGCAGGGTGAAGCGATCGCCTTCCATCCCGATGGTCGGGGCTACGTCACGGTCAGCGAGGGGACCGGCCAAACGTTGCACGAGTACAACATTCGCTGA
- a CDS encoding FUSC family protein: MNASLLTRTKGNGQLAARRLGDVSWAIVQASSAAGLAWYIAHDLLGHSDPFFAPITAAVTLSASNVFHAQRVIQNICGVALGISLGAAVQLLLGNEWIAMSGAVFAALSIAVLIGHGFLGEGLTFANQTAGSAVLVMAITGGDRLFERLQEAMIGGGLALAMSLLLFPGNPVEILRAARVAVLDALKDALGQPDRILPAADRVHERLDDLIEARYHARLLARFAPLRRNLRAAVESADRQAAELTLLAGSVLHLARAAAPENRGAEPAEPVREAIGELAAGLNDVEGDVEAASAHARAACGCAASIDSTEAAGSVLADVVTACAEDLQRVIDLRP; encoded by the coding sequence ATGAACGCTTCGCTGCTCACCAGGACAAAGGGCAACGGTCAGCTGGCCGCCCGCCGGCTGGGCGACGTGTCGTGGGCGATCGTGCAGGCATCGAGCGCCGCCGGGTTGGCCTGGTATATCGCGCACGACCTGCTGGGTCATTCTGATCCCTTCTTCGCTCCGATCACCGCGGCGGTAACGCTGTCGGCCAGCAACGTGTTTCACGCACAGCGGGTGATCCAGAACATCTGCGGGGTGGCCTTGGGAATCAGCCTGGGCGCCGCGGTGCAACTGCTGCTCGGCAACGAATGGATCGCGATGTCCGGGGCGGTGTTCGCCGCGTTGTCCATCGCGGTGTTGATCGGTCACGGATTTCTCGGCGAGGGACTGACATTCGCCAACCAGACCGCCGGGTCGGCCGTTCTGGTGATGGCGATCACCGGTGGTGACCGCCTCTTCGAGCGTCTGCAGGAAGCCATGATCGGCGGCGGTCTGGCCTTGGCGATGAGTCTGCTGCTGTTCCCGGGCAACCCGGTGGAGATTCTTCGTGCGGCCCGCGTTGCCGTGTTGGATGCTCTGAAAGACGCTCTTGGTCAACCCGATCGGATTCTGCCGGCAGCCGATCGGGTGCATGAGCGCCTGGACGACCTCATCGAGGCCCGCTATCACGCGCGCCTGCTGGCGCGGTTCGCGCCGCTGCGCCGGAACCTGCGCGCCGCCGTCGAAAGCGCCGATCGGCAGGCCGCGGAGTTGACGCTGCTGGCCGGCTCCGTGCTGCACCTGGCCCGAGCGGCAGCGCCGGAGAACCGTGGAGCCGAACCGGCCGAACCCGTGCGCGAGGCGATCGGTGAGCTCGCGGCGGGCCTGAACGACGTCGAGGGTGACGTCGAGGCGGCGAGCGCCCATGCGCGGGCCGCCTGTGGATGCGCGGCGTCGATCGACTCCACTGAGGCCGCGGGGTCTGTGCTGGCCGATGTCGTGACAGCGTGTGCCGAAGACCTGCAGCGGGTCATCGATCTGCGGCCGTGA
- a CDS encoding sulfate ABC transporter substrate-binding protein, producing MSHRLRWLGRVSWLNVLGVVAIVFAATAIVVKNLPEDRSNEILNVSYDPTRELYAAIDQAFITKYGNRLTVRQSHGGSGRQARSVADGSQRAQVVSLALISDIDTLARRGLLAADWRQRLPNNSVPYTSTIVFLVRKGNPKGIRDWPDLVDRDVAIVSPNPRTSGNGQLSVLAAWGSVTTRGGSPEQAGSYVRALLQHVAVADAGARGAGVSFTVQRIGDVQLTWENEALREVAANKDELEIVYPPVSILAEPAVAWVDANLADARVAGNAKDYLRYLFTDAAQEMIAQYGYRPFRTDILARHTDRLPSLRLFPVTAVARDWTDAREKFFGDNGILDTLTAPPVAAAPAT from the coding sequence TTGAGTCACCGTCTGCGCTGGCTTGGTCGAGTGTCCTGGCTCAACGTCCTGGGCGTAGTCGCAATCGTTTTCGCGGCGACTGCGATCGTGGTCAAAAACCTTCCCGAAGACCGGTCGAATGAGATCCTCAACGTTTCTTACGACCCCACCCGTGAGCTGTACGCGGCGATCGACCAGGCCTTCATCACCAAGTACGGAAACAGATTGACCGTCAGGCAGTCTCACGGCGGCTCGGGTCGGCAGGCGCGCAGCGTCGCGGACGGGTCCCAGCGAGCCCAGGTGGTGTCGCTGGCGCTGATCAGCGACATCGACACGCTGGCCAGGCGCGGGCTGCTGGCAGCCGATTGGCGGCAACGACTCCCCAACAACTCGGTTCCCTACACCTCGACCATCGTCTTCCTGGTCCGCAAGGGCAATCCGAAAGGCATTCGTGACTGGCCGGATCTGGTAGACCGCGACGTCGCGATCGTTTCACCCAACCCGCGCACCTCGGGTAACGGCCAGCTCAGCGTGCTGGCCGCCTGGGGTTCGGTCACCACGCGGGGCGGCAGCCCGGAACAGGCCGGCAGTTATGTGCGGGCACTGCTTCAACATGTCGCGGTCGCTGATGCCGGGGCGCGCGGTGCAGGGGTGAGCTTCACCGTGCAGCGGATCGGTGATGTGCAATTGACGTGGGAGAATGAGGCGCTGCGCGAGGTCGCCGCCAACAAGGACGAACTCGAGATCGTCTACCCGCCCGTGAGCATCCTGGCCGAACCCGCCGTGGCGTGGGTCGACGCCAACCTCGCCGATGCCAGGGTGGCCGGCAACGCCAAGGACTACTTGCGCTATCTGTTCACCGACGCCGCACAGGAAATGATCGCGCAGTACGGTTACCGGCCGTTCCGGACCGACATTCTTGCCCGCCATACCGACCGGCTTCCTTCTCTGAGGCTGTTTCCGGTGACCGCGGTCGCTCGTGACTGGACCGATGCCCGGGAAAAGTTTTTCGGCGACAACGGAATCCTCGACACCCTTACGGCGCCCCCGGTCGCCGCCGCACCGGCGACCTAG
- a CDS encoding SulP family inorganic anion transporter translates to MGQPFQYGWIKGRADLIAGLTVAAISFPQAIAYALIAGVDPKFGVYSAVVVTTIASIFGSSSHLINGPTSAISLLVFTALAFIDSENTGQLYQALFLLGVLVGAFQIVIAVFRLGNLTRYISESVIIGFMAAAAFLLAIGQLGNALGVKDKGNGHMQVLRRVWLTLFRGDAINYRAVIVSATAVVLAVVLRKVVQRFGLPQIDMLAVLIITALIAYLAGWSVPGAGGHTAVSVAAKVPRSLPTPHIPEVNTAWLPELSTGALAIAFVGIIEALSIAKAIAHQTQQKLDYNRQIMAEGLANLGGGFFQSLPGSGSLSRSAINYQSGAATRFSGIVSAATVAVALLLFAPLLRYVPQPALAGLLLVTAARLVNFQRLIYTLKASRYDAGLVIVTAVTGIAIDLDKAVLLGVILSILLFVPRAAKLKATELIVTPERVVRERVPGDEPDASTFIYDLEGELFFGAATELDRHLADLTQRIESEDRGRVVILRLKRVRHPDVVCIERIEHFLRELTDRGVTVLLAGLRPDTAAILKNVGFDSWFPAEHVFPEEDKEFSATLKAVRYAHATAADRPVAQPDLYYLV, encoded by the coding sequence GTGGGTCAACCATTCCAGTACGGCTGGATCAAGGGGCGGGCGGACCTGATCGCCGGCCTGACCGTCGCGGCCATCTCGTTTCCGCAAGCGATCGCGTATGCACTGATCGCCGGTGTGGACCCGAAGTTCGGCGTCTACTCGGCCGTCGTGGTGACGACGATCGCGTCGATCTTCGGGTCGTCCTCGCACCTGATCAACGGACCGACGAGCGCGATCTCACTGCTGGTTTTCACAGCCCTGGCGTTCATCGACTCGGAGAACACCGGGCAGCTGTACCAGGCGCTTTTCCTGCTGGGTGTGCTGGTCGGGGCGTTCCAGATCGTCATCGCAGTCTTCCGGCTCGGCAACCTGACCCGCTACATCTCGGAATCCGTGATCATCGGATTCATGGCCGCCGCGGCCTTCCTGCTCGCCATCGGGCAGCTTGGTAATGCGCTGGGAGTCAAGGACAAAGGCAACGGCCATATGCAGGTGCTACGGCGCGTGTGGCTGACGTTGTTCCGCGGCGATGCGATCAACTACCGAGCGGTGATCGTCAGCGCCACCGCGGTGGTGCTGGCAGTGGTGCTCCGAAAGGTGGTGCAGCGCTTCGGGCTACCGCAGATCGACATGCTCGCCGTGCTGATCATCACCGCACTGATCGCCTATCTGGCCGGCTGGTCGGTGCCGGGCGCCGGCGGGCACACCGCGGTGTCGGTGGCCGCCAAGGTGCCGCGCAGCTTACCGACCCCGCACATCCCTGAGGTCAACACGGCGTGGTTGCCCGAGTTGTCGACCGGGGCCCTGGCCATCGCCTTCGTCGGCATCATCGAAGCGCTGTCGATTGCCAAAGCCATTGCGCACCAAACTCAACAGAAGCTCGACTACAACCGGCAGATCATGGCCGAAGGCCTGGCTAATCTCGGTGGCGGATTCTTCCAAAGCCTGCCGGGATCGGGGTCTTTGTCGCGCTCGGCGATCAACTACCAGTCCGGTGCCGCGACCCGCTTCTCCGGCATCGTCTCGGCCGCAACGGTTGCGGTTGCACTGCTGCTTTTCGCGCCGTTGCTGCGCTATGTCCCGCAGCCGGCGCTGGCCGGACTGCTCCTGGTGACCGCGGCGCGCCTGGTCAACTTCCAGCGCTTGATCTACACGCTGAAGGCGTCCCGGTATGACGCGGGCCTGGTGATCGTGACGGCCGTCACCGGGATTGCGATCGATCTCGACAAGGCCGTGCTGCTGGGCGTCATCCTGTCGATCCTGCTGTTCGTGCCGCGCGCCGCCAAACTCAAGGCCACTGAACTCATCGTTACCCCCGAACGCGTGGTGCGCGAACGTGTTCCGGGTGACGAGCCGGATGCGAGCACCTTCATCTACGACCTGGAGGGAGAGCTGTTCTTCGGGGCCGCAACGGAATTGGACCGCCACCTGGCCGACCTGACGCAACGGATCGAGTCGGAGGATCGGGGCAGGGTGGTGATTCTGCGACTCAAACGCGTACGGCACCCTGATGTGGTGTGCATCGAGCGGATCGAGCATTTCCTTCGCGAACTCACCGACCGGGGCGTCACTGTGCTGCTGGCAGGACTGCGACCCGACACCGCCGCGATCCTGAAGAACGTGGGCTTCGACAGTTGGTTCCCCGCCGAGCACGTCTTCCCCGAGGAGGATAAGGAATTCTCGGCCACGCTCAAAGCCGTGCGCTATGCGCACGCAACGGCGGCAGATCGCCCCGTTGCGCAACCTGACCTGTACTACCTGGTCTGA
- a CDS encoding SDR family oxidoreductase yields the protein MYREVLTVIGVGGMGQAIARRLGSSKTVLLADNNERVLTSVAESLSADGYDVKSQTVDVASPDSVHALAEFADSLGNVTQLAHTAGLSPAQASAASILAVDLLGVALVLREFGDVIAPGGAGVVISSMAGHFMPPLSAEQERALAHNPPEELLTLDFVSKIGEPNFAYPIAKQANVVRVRAASAHWGRRGARINSISPGIISTPMGQQELASPVGDGMRAMIAMSGTGRIGTPDDIAAAVAFLLGSDATFITGTDLLVDGGVVAAAKAGTP from the coding sequence GTGTACCGCGAAGTGCTGACCGTGATCGGCGTTGGTGGCATGGGCCAGGCGATCGCCCGGCGGCTGGGCTCGTCGAAGACCGTGCTGCTCGCCGACAACAACGAACGGGTGCTGACCTCGGTCGCCGAATCGCTGTCCGCCGACGGATACGACGTGAAGAGTCAGACGGTCGATGTCGCTTCGCCTGACTCGGTGCACGCGCTTGCCGAGTTCGCCGACTCGCTGGGCAATGTGACACAACTGGCGCACACCGCTGGACTCTCCCCTGCGCAGGCCTCCGCCGCATCGATCCTGGCTGTCGATTTGCTCGGTGTCGCACTGGTACTGCGCGAGTTCGGCGACGTCATCGCCCCCGGCGGGGCGGGGGTCGTCATCTCCAGCATGGCCGGCCACTTCATGCCACCGTTGTCGGCCGAGCAGGAACGGGCATTGGCGCACAATCCGCCCGAGGAACTGCTCACCCTGGACTTCGTCAGTAAGATCGGTGAGCCGAATTTCGCCTACCCGATCGCCAAACAGGCCAACGTTGTTCGCGTTCGCGCGGCTAGCGCGCACTGGGGCCGTCGAGGAGCCCGCATCAATTCGATCAGCCCGGGCATCATCTCCACCCCGATGGGGCAACAGGAACTCGCTTCGCCCGTGGGTGACGGAATGCGGGCCATGATCGCCATGTCCGGTACCGGGCGCATCGGGACCCCCGATGACATCGCCGCGGCGGTCGCATTCCTACTCGGCAGCGACGCCACCTTCATCACCGGCACTGACCTGCTGGTGGACGGCGGTGTCGTCGCCGCGGCGAAGGCGGGTACGCCGTGA
- a CDS encoding DUF302 domain-containing protein: MPLGTTGLTTTLHTSFSEAVEQTTQALAEQGFGVLTRIDVKATLKQKLGKDMEDYLILGACNPQLAHRALDVDRQIGQLLPCNVVLRAADDGGVLVEAMDPQLMVRVVDQPGLHEVADEAAAKLQAAIGKLSQAPS; the protein is encoded by the coding sequence ATGCCACTAGGAACCACCGGTTTGACCACGACGCTGCACACTTCGTTCAGCGAAGCCGTCGAACAGACCACGCAGGCTCTCGCCGAACAGGGCTTCGGCGTCCTGACCAGAATCGACGTCAAGGCCACGCTGAAGCAGAAGCTCGGCAAGGACATGGAGGACTACCTGATCCTCGGCGCCTGCAATCCGCAGCTCGCGCACCGCGCCCTGGACGTGGACCGCCAGATCGGCCAGTTGCTGCCGTGCAACGTGGTACTACGCGCTGCCGATGACGGCGGTGTCCTGGTGGAGGCGATGGACCCACAACTGATGGTCCGTGTCGTGGACCAGCCGGGCCTGCATGAGGTCGCCGACGAGGCCGCAGCCAAGCTGCAGGCCGCCATCGGCAAGCTCAGTCAGGCACCGAGCTAA
- a CDS encoding metal-sensitive transcriptional regulator, protein MNSDEDTMAAVLNRLRRAQGQLGGVIAMIEQGRNCKDVVTQLAAVSKALDRAGFKIVACGLRDCINGTQHGDAPPLSEAELEKLFLALA, encoded by the coding sequence ATGAACTCTGACGAAGACACGATGGCTGCGGTGCTCAATCGATTGCGCCGCGCGCAGGGTCAACTCGGCGGCGTGATCGCAATGATCGAGCAGGGCCGAAACTGCAAAGACGTCGTTACCCAACTCGCAGCGGTGTCGAAAGCGCTCGACCGTGCCGGGTTCAAGATCGTCGCATGCGGCCTGCGTGACTGCATCAACGGCACGCAGCACGGGGACGCGCCGCCGCTGAGCGAAGCCGAGTTGGAAAAGCTTTTTCTGGCCCTGGCCTAG
- a CDS encoding carboxymuconolactone decarboxylase family protein: MDEQHLHHDVHQGVLDDLNPQHRSLRQMIPGVYAGFGEMSKAAMASGALDVKYKELIALAIGVVHGCDGCIASHAKAAVRAGASKEEAAEALGVSIMMYGGPGTIYGARAYQAFCEFADARSKT; the protein is encoded by the coding sequence ATGGACGAACAGCATCTTCACCACGACGTTCACCAAGGCGTTCTGGATGACCTCAACCCGCAGCATCGGTCGCTTCGTCAGATGATTCCCGGTGTGTACGCCGGATTCGGTGAGATGAGCAAAGCGGCAATGGCGTCCGGCGCCCTCGATGTCAAGTACAAGGAGCTCATTGCGCTGGCGATCGGGGTGGTGCACGGATGTGACGGATGCATCGCCTCCCACGCTAAAGCGGCGGTCCGGGCCGGAGCCTCGAAGGAGGAGGCCGCGGAGGCCCTCGGCGTCAGCATCATGATGTACGGCGGGCCGGGCACCATCTACGGCGCCCGTGCCTACCAGGCGTTTTGCGAGTTCGCCGACGCTCGATCCAAAACCTAG
- a CDS encoding DUF2127 domain-containing protein, with product MGKRKSRTVNRWELVTCAVAGHATYAPDDEQLAERLSARTELGEVWRCLRCGDFALGEPHGRGHPEDAPMIMRGKALRQAIIIRALAVERLGRAVVLGLAAWAVWTFRGARGAIQATLDRDLPVFRAAGFKVDQMSAIHELEKALAAKPSTLTLITCLLAAYAVLQVVEGVGLWLMKRWGEYFAVVATSVFLPLEIHDLLKGITTTRVATLTINIAAVLYLLISKRLFGLRGGRNAYEEERQGEQLLDLERAAMTAA from the coding sequence GTGGGTAAGCGTAAGAGTCGCACCGTCAACCGGTGGGAGTTGGTGACCTGCGCGGTCGCCGGCCACGCCACCTACGCCCCTGACGACGAGCAACTGGCCGAACGCCTGTCTGCCAGGACCGAACTCGGCGAGGTGTGGCGCTGCCTGCGCTGCGGTGACTTTGCGCTTGGTGAACCGCACGGCCGTGGCCATCCCGAAGATGCGCCGATGATCATGCGCGGCAAGGCGTTACGGCAAGCGATCATCATCCGTGCACTGGCCGTCGAGCGGCTCGGGCGGGCCGTCGTGCTGGGGCTGGCGGCGTGGGCGGTATGGACGTTTCGCGGTGCCCGGGGGGCCATCCAGGCCACCCTCGACCGCGACCTGCCGGTCTTTCGTGCCGCCGGATTCAAAGTCGACCAGATGTCGGCGATCCATGAGCTGGAGAAGGCATTGGCGGCCAAACCCTCGACGCTGACCTTGATCACGTGCCTGCTCGCCGCTTATGCCGTGCTCCAAGTCGTCGAAGGCGTCGGCCTTTGGCTGATGAAACGCTGGGGTGAGTATTTCGCGGTGGTGGCCACCTCGGTGTTCCTGCCGTTGGAGATTCACGACCTCCTCAAGGGCATCACGACGACGCGGGTGGCGACCTTGACGATCAACATCGCTGCGGTGCTCTATCTGTTGATCTCCAAGCGGCTGTTCGGGCTACGGGGCGGCCGCAATGCCTACGAAGAGGAACGGCAGGGCGAACAACTCCTCGATCTGGAACGTGCGGCCATGACGGCGGCCTGA
- a CDS encoding PaaI family thioesterase — protein sequence MSETAGAAVRDQGERNRIIEWADPFSAAEAARSRSGLEFLQAMVDGEIPPPPVMSTIGGRLESVSAGTAVFTLTPAEFHYNPIGSVHGGMYCTLLDSAAACAVHSMLPAGVAYTSLDLSVRFIGAMSVETGPVRCTGTVTHLGRRTALAEAKLTSCSGKLLATATSNCLILNP from the coding sequence ATGAGCGAAACCGCGGGTGCTGCCGTGCGTGACCAAGGCGAGCGAAACCGAATCATCGAATGGGCTGACCCGTTCAGCGCGGCGGAGGCGGCACGCAGCCGCAGCGGCCTGGAGTTCTTGCAGGCCATGGTCGACGGAGAAATTCCGCCGCCGCCCGTGATGAGCACCATCGGCGGCCGGCTCGAATCGGTCTCGGCAGGCACCGCCGTCTTCACCTTGACACCGGCCGAGTTTCACTACAACCCGATCGGGTCGGTACACGGCGGGATGTATTGCACGCTGCTGGATTCGGCCGCCGCGTGCGCCGTGCACAGCATGCTGCCCGCCGGGGTGGCCTACACCAGCCTCGATCTATCGGTGCGGTTCATCGGCGCGATGAGCGTCGAGACCGGCCCGGTCCGATGCACCGGCACGGTGACGCATTTGGGCCGGCGCACCGCGCTGGCCGAGGCGAAATTGACCAGTTGTTCCGGGAAACTGCTGGCCACCGCCACTAGTAACTGCCTGATTCTGAACCCATGA
- a CDS encoding winged helix-turn-helix transcriptional regulator: MEYALQLIGTHSAMVLLREAFWGGRRFDDLARRAGVTEQIAAKRLRQLVEAGLMEKRPYKERGQRTRYEYVLTERGHALFPVLISLIEFGRLLQAEPGTELVHDGCGEPVAPQVRCAAGHDVSFSDVVIRKAKR, translated from the coding sequence ATGGAATACGCGCTGCAGTTGATCGGCACCCATTCGGCCATGGTGCTGCTTCGCGAAGCCTTCTGGGGCGGAAGGCGTTTCGATGATCTGGCGCGTCGCGCCGGGGTTACCGAACAGATTGCCGCCAAGCGGTTGCGCCAGCTCGTCGAGGCGGGGTTGATGGAGAAGCGGCCGTACAAGGAACGCGGCCAGCGCACGCGGTACGAGTACGTTCTCACCGAGCGGGGGCATGCCCTGTTCCCGGTGCTGATCAGCCTGATCGAATTCGGCAGGCTGCTGCAGGCCGAGCCCGGTACGGAGTTGGTGCACGACGGCTGCGGTGAGCCAGTGGCCCCACAGGTGCGATGCGCGGCCGGACACGATGTTTCGTTTTCCGACGTCGTCATTCGAAAAGCGAAGCGCTGA
- a CDS encoding ANTAR domain-containing protein: MADRVPSDGFVVLDRNLTIRAASAAYEHATLRGKGELIGQFLFDAFPEDPDDPQANGVARLAASLETAMRREEIDNLWIQRYDIPDPDAPGQFVPRVWSPVNTPLVDHGELVGVVHRYGAEISDIGMALAVIARAIDATGSLPPTEILHTLAAVDAVNSARHLAEVEHLRHAIESRDIIGQAKGMLMERFDVDAAAAFDLLVKLSQDSNTRLEKIARTLVNIDHPPNAADGRRAASYTERPR, from the coding sequence ATGGCCGACAGGGTGCCCAGCGACGGATTTGTGGTGCTCGACCGCAACTTGACGATCCGCGCCGCCAGCGCCGCCTATGAGCACGCGACTTTGCGCGGGAAGGGTGAGTTGATCGGACAGTTCTTATTCGATGCTTTCCCCGAAGATCCCGATGACCCGCAGGCAAACGGCGTCGCACGCCTGGCGGCGTCGCTGGAAACTGCGATGCGCCGCGAAGAGATCGACAACTTGTGGATCCAGCGCTACGACATCCCCGATCCCGACGCTCCGGGGCAGTTCGTTCCCAGGGTGTGGAGTCCGGTCAACACTCCGCTCGTCGACCACGGTGAGCTTGTCGGCGTCGTGCACCGCTACGGAGCGGAGATTTCCGATATCGGGATGGCACTCGCGGTCATCGCGCGGGCCATCGATGCTACCGGTTCGTTACCGCCGACCGAGATACTGCATACCCTGGCCGCGGTCGATGCGGTGAATAGCGCCCGCCACCTGGCCGAGGTCGAGCACCTTCGGCACGCCATCGAGTCACGCGACATCATCGGCCAGGCCAAAGGCATGCTCATGGAACGGTTCGATGTCGATGCTGCTGCTGCCTTCGATCTACTGGTCAAACTGTCACAAGACTCCAACACCCGCCTCGAGAAGATCGCCCGCACGCTGGTCAACATCGACCACCCGCCCAACGCGGCCGACGGGCGGCGGGCCGCGTCGTACACAGAGCGACCTCGATGA